One Terriglobales bacterium genomic region harbors:
- a CDS encoding ketopantoate reductase family protein, producing MKRVLIVGCGAIGSLYAAHLARVADVWALVRRDEHARILNDRGIQVTGKRNFVARIHATAEPRQLPDIDIAIVATKATHTRKAFAPVARICDRAAVVSAQNGLGSEELLVELTRGYVMRATTFMSGTRHSDCDVELELDQYTWLGPFEAAGTPFSLVKEVADLIVAGGLKAVALEDARPAQWSKLIFNASVNAVSALTQLPHSPEFADENSPESLGRLLHDLIDEGRRVAAGAGIELHEDPWAMNKIGAQTNHPTSMLFDVEHELPTEVDYLCGAIAREAQRASVSAPLHSAMWRLIKGLEASWQHERKRATQRT from the coding sequence CTGAAGCGCGTTCTCATCGTCGGCTGCGGCGCCATCGGTTCGCTCTACGCGGCGCACCTTGCCCGCGTGGCCGATGTCTGGGCGCTGGTGCGGCGCGACGAGCACGCCCGCATCCTGAACGATCGAGGCATCCAAGTGACCGGCAAGCGGAACTTTGTGGCGCGCATCCACGCGACTGCCGAGCCGCGGCAATTGCCCGACATTGACATTGCCATCGTCGCGACCAAGGCGACGCATACGCGCAAGGCGTTTGCGCCTGTGGCTCGCATTTGCGATCGAGCCGCCGTGGTGTCGGCGCAAAACGGACTCGGCAGCGAGGAATTGCTGGTGGAGTTGACGCGCGGGTACGTGATGCGAGCGACAACATTCATGAGCGGCACGCGCCACAGCGATTGCGATGTCGAACTGGAACTCGACCAGTACACATGGCTGGGCCCATTCGAGGCGGCGGGCACGCCATTTTCCCTGGTCAAAGAAGTGGCCGATCTGATTGTCGCCGGCGGCCTGAAGGCGGTGGCGTTGGAAGATGCGCGGCCGGCGCAGTGGTCGAAACTGATTTTCAACGCGTCGGTGAACGCGGTCTCGGCCTTGACGCAGCTTCCGCATTCTCCCGAGTTCGCGGACGAAAATTCACCGGAGTCACTGGGCCGGCTGCTGCATGACCTGATCGATGAAGGCAGGCGCGTCGCGGCCGGCGCCGGCATTGAACTGCATGAAGATCCATGGGCGATGAACAAGATCGGTGCGCAAACCAATCATCCTACGTCCATGCTGTTCGACGTGGAGCACGAGCTGCCGACCGAGGTTGATTATCTCTGTGGCGCGATCGCGCGCGAGGCCCAGCGGGCCAGCGTCAGTGCCCCGCTGCATTCGGCGATGTGGCGGTTGATCAAGGGACTGGAAGCATCCTGGCAGCACGAGCGCAAGCGAGCCACGCAGCGCACGTAG
- a CDS encoding xanthine dehydrogenase family protein molybdopterin-binding subunit: MRSSEEVKTTWTGQSLRRKEEDRLVRGNGKFIDDYKLEGMLYMRLVRSPYAHARINSVSVAAAESYPGVVCTLTGEEVAKLTQPFPEIAGGPGAKIKDYPLAVSKVRFQGEPVAAVIAESRMAAEDAAELVQVDYEALEPVVTCDDALTDASILHEEAGTNLVWSGQFEYGEVDKAFAAAASIVTIDRMHFHRFSSTPLENNAVIGQWDAGDNTIQYWSNNSFPAFAIQFLAPHLGVHIDAIRTQSYDIGGSFGIKITNYPYMALCALASRKAAGRPVKWSETRTEHLMASAHGNERTFFKTRVALDKNGVITAIESQHVDDCGAYPRYEPLGCIIWAQVLPGAYRFRNLRIDFKQIASNKCPVGPNRGYSRMQHLWFLERVLDTCGRELGIDPIEMRLRNYIQPNEMPYTTPNGCVYDSGDYPAMLRKAQELIGWDDWQKKIPAMRKEGRMVGIGIGTTLDSGTNNFGQARIINPFAPFSGNSKAAMVKLDMYGEVVVFLGSVPQGQGHETTASQVVADVLNISPDAVHVRAGFDTDFNVHTGHTGTYASQFAVSGLSAIYGAAMKLKKELAQLAAFTLEAAIDELEFGVGKEGPEVRVRGTDKAIPYGGLANIVNVNNAGLPEDLDVTLNCRYVYRPPFKVPDIEKKYGNLTLTYAAQLHIAVVEIESGTFVPRILAYACVDDCGRAVNPRIVEGQVHGCTAHGIGAAIMETCAYDPAGNLLTSTFSDYTPITAVNMPRLRYGHIETLSPFTFNGAKGMGEGGAAPLHTMCAAIQDAVYPHKVFVSDSHNTADSLFAAITASTDRGVKLDKRS; encoded by the coding sequence ATGCGGTCATCTGAAGAAGTCAAAACAACATGGACCGGCCAGTCGCTTCGGCGCAAGGAAGAGGATCGCCTTGTTCGCGGCAACGGCAAGTTCATTGACGATTACAAGCTGGAGGGCATGCTCTACATGCGCCTGGTACGCTCGCCGTACGCGCATGCGCGCATCAACAGCGTTAGCGTGGCCGCCGCCGAATCTTACCCGGGCGTGGTGTGCACGCTGACCGGGGAAGAAGTCGCGAAACTTACGCAACCATTCCCCGAGATTGCCGGCGGGCCGGGCGCGAAGATCAAGGATTATCCGCTGGCGGTTTCCAAGGTTCGGTTTCAAGGCGAGCCGGTAGCGGCGGTGATCGCGGAATCGCGGATGGCGGCCGAAGACGCGGCCGAACTGGTGCAGGTGGACTACGAAGCGCTGGAGCCGGTGGTCACCTGCGACGATGCGCTTACCGATGCCAGCATTCTGCACGAGGAAGCCGGCACGAATCTCGTCTGGTCAGGCCAATTCGAATATGGCGAGGTGGACAAGGCATTTGCGGCAGCGGCCTCCATTGTGACCATCGACCGCATGCACTTCCACCGCTTCTCTTCGACGCCGCTGGAAAACAACGCGGTGATCGGCCAGTGGGACGCCGGCGACAATACCATCCAGTACTGGAGCAACAACAGCTTCCCGGCATTCGCCATCCAGTTCCTGGCGCCGCACCTCGGGGTGCACATCGACGCGATCCGGACGCAGAGCTACGACATCGGCGGCAGCTTCGGCATCAAGATCACGAACTATCCCTACATGGCGTTGTGTGCGCTGGCGTCACGCAAGGCCGCCGGCCGGCCGGTGAAGTGGAGCGAAACCCGCACCGAGCATCTGATGGCAAGCGCTCATGGCAATGAGCGGACGTTCTTCAAGACGCGGGTTGCGCTGGACAAGAACGGCGTGATCACCGCGATCGAGTCGCAGCACGTGGACGATTGCGGCGCCTATCCTCGATACGAGCCGCTGGGGTGCATCATCTGGGCACAGGTGCTGCCGGGTGCATACCGGTTCCGCAACCTGCGCATCGACTTCAAGCAGATCGCGAGCAACAAGTGCCCGGTCGGGCCCAACCGCGGCTACTCGCGCATGCAGCACCTATGGTTTCTGGAACGAGTGTTGGATACGTGCGGGCGCGAACTTGGCATCGATCCCATCGAGATGCGCCTGCGCAATTACATCCAGCCGAACGAAATGCCGTACACCACGCCCAACGGCTGCGTGTACGACTCCGGAGATTATCCGGCGATGCTGAGGAAGGCGCAGGAGCTGATCGGCTGGGACGACTGGCAGAAGAAAATTCCGGCGATGCGCAAGGAGGGTCGCATGGTCGGCATCGGGATTGGCACTACACTCGATTCCGGGACCAACAATTTCGGCCAGGCCCGGATCATCAATCCTTTCGCGCCGTTCTCGGGCAATTCAAAAGCGGCGATGGTGAAACTCGACATGTACGGCGAAGTCGTGGTCTTCCTCGGCTCCGTGCCGCAAGGCCAGGGACACGAAACCACTGCTTCCCAAGTTGTCGCCGACGTGCTGAATATTTCGCCCGACGCGGTGCACGTGCGCGCCGGCTTCGACACCGATTTCAATGTCCACACCGGGCACACCGGCACGTACGCCAGCCAGTTCGCGGTGAGCGGCCTGTCTGCGATTTACGGCGCCGCCATGAAGCTGAAGAAAGAACTCGCGCAGCTGGCGGCCTTCACGCTGGAGGCCGCGATTGACGAGCTGGAATTCGGGGTCGGCAAGGAAGGTCCCGAAGTTCGGGTCAGGGGCACGGACAAAGCGATCCCGTACGGCGGCCTTGCGAACATCGTGAACGTTAACAACGCCGGGCTGCCCGAGGACCTGGATGTCACGCTCAACTGCCGCTACGTGTACCGTCCGCCGTTCAAGGTTCCCGACATCGAGAAGAAGTACGGAAACCTGACGCTGACGTACGCGGCGCAGTTGCACATCGCGGTAGTCGAGATCGAGAGCGGCACTTTCGTTCCACGCATTCTCGCGTATGCGTGCGTGGACGACTGCGGGCGCGCGGTGAATCCGCGGATTGTCGAAGGGCAAGTGCACGGCTGCACCGCGCACGGAATCGGGGCGGCCATCATGGAGACCTGCGCCTATGACCCAGCAGGAAACCTGCTGACCAGCACGTTCAGCGACTACACGCCGATTACAGCGGTGAACATGCCGCGCCTGCGTTATGGCCACATCGAGACGCTGTCGCCATTCACCTTCAATGGCGCCAAGGGAATGGGAGAGGGCGGTGCGGCGCCGCTGCATACCATGTGCGCCGCCATCCAGGACGCGGTGTATCCGCACAAGGTCTTCGTCAGCGATTCGCATAACACGGCGGACAGCCTGTTCGCGGCGATCACCGCGAGCACCGACCGGGGAGTGAAGCTGGACAAGAGGAGCTGA
- a CDS encoding (2Fe-2S)-binding protein: MPDNVQQLPIDVAEKSQQAGAERVAITVTVNGKPHTEEIEARTLLVDFLRETLSLTGTHIGCDTSYCGACTVLLNGKAVKSCTVFAVQADGAEIGTVEGLAVGSELNPLQTAFADHHGLQCGYCTPGFLMAATELLASHPNPTDAEILKAIAGNTCRCTGYQNIFKSIRAAADLAASGSMARK; encoded by the coding sequence ATGCCTGACAACGTGCAGCAGCTTCCGATCGACGTTGCCGAGAAGTCGCAGCAGGCCGGGGCAGAGCGCGTTGCGATCACGGTCACGGTCAATGGGAAGCCGCACACGGAAGAGATTGAGGCGCGCACGCTGCTGGTGGATTTTTTGCGCGAGACGCTCAGCTTGACCGGCACGCACATCGGGTGCGACACGAGCTATTGCGGCGCTTGCACCGTGCTGCTCAATGGCAAAGCGGTAAAGTCGTGCACCGTTTTTGCCGTGCAGGCCGATGGCGCGGAAATCGGAACCGTCGAAGGGCTGGCGGTGGGCAGCGAGTTGAATCCGCTCCAGACGGCGTTTGCCGATCACCACGGGCTGCAGTGCGGCTACTGCACGCCGGGATTCCTGATGGCTGCCACGGAACTGCTCGCATCGCATCCCAATCCCACGGACGCGGAGATTTTGAAGGCCATTGCCGGCAATACTTGTCGCTGTACCGGCTATCAGAACATCTTCAAGTCGATCCGCGCTGCGGCCGACCTGGCAGCGTCGGGCTCCATGGCAAGGAAATAA
- a CDS encoding SRPBCC domain-containing protein, translating to MAFSFDGEFTVQRTPEETYDFLTDPNRFCPLLPDYEKVDVRGPEDFIVDVKVGISHIRGTATVKLHLAEHNRPAKAYYTGKATMAGGNVDLNARFELRSEGNGTIVSWKGGAQVFGRLTSIAGGLLEPLARKNVQKVINSLQQAMNAGVQEQQSKPKVDQSASLSVNPVATDRLTD from the coding sequence ATGGCGTTCAGCTTTGATGGTGAATTCACGGTGCAGCGCACGCCGGAGGAGACGTACGACTTCCTCACCGATCCGAATCGTTTCTGCCCGCTGCTCCCGGACTACGAGAAGGTGGACGTACGCGGTCCGGAAGATTTCATCGTGGACGTGAAGGTCGGGATTTCGCACATTCGCGGAACTGCCACGGTAAAACTGCACCTGGCGGAGCACAACCGCCCGGCGAAAGCGTACTACACCGGCAAAGCGACGATGGCGGGAGGAAACGTGGACCTGAACGCGAGGTTCGAGCTGCGCTCGGAGGGCAACGGCACCATCGTGAGTTGGAAAGGTGGAGCGCAGGTCTTTGGGCGATTGACATCCATTGCCGGGGGGCTGCTGGAACCGCTGGCGCGCAAGAATGTGCAGAAAGTCATCAACAGCTTGCAGCAGGCGATGAATGCCGGCGTTCAGGAGCAGCAATCGAAACCGAAAGTCGATCAGTCTGCCAGTCTTTCAGTCAATCCCGTCGCGACTGACAGACTGACGGACTGA